Sequence from the Cervus canadensis isolate Bull #8, Minnesota chromosome 3, ASM1932006v1, whole genome shotgun sequence genome:
GGAGGCCAACCAAATGCAAGgaagattaaaattaaatgtttaatcaAAAGGTACCACAACACGCACCTAAAATCTTCTTCCATGGCTGTAGTAGATTTAGATTAAGCTACAGCAAAAACTTGAGATTTTAGAGACTACATAGTGCAAATTTTAGAGACTATATAGTATGAAGTGGATTTGCTTTCCAGAGGACTGGTACACTGATAATTTGGATTCAACAGGACATTTGACCAGGAAAATGTTAAGATGGTTGGAAGTAAAGCTAAATCAAAAAGAACAGGTATAGTGAAGAAACCAAAATACATAGTCTCTTActtatggccgattcatgttgatgtttggtagtaactaacaaaattctgtaaaccaattatccttcaattaaaaataaattgaaaaaaaatacatagtctCCAAACATATGGTGACAGagttattttcttcctctcaagTAGCATATTCTCATGATTCTCCCCAATGGCTATTCAATCTGAAAGCTGCTGCTCTGGCCTTTCAGGTGGCTCAGAAACCAGGTAAACTAGGTTTGGGTTGCACAGGGCTCTTCATGTAATTTAGCACAGATCTTGGAGAACTTGTGATACATGGAGATGGGGGGGCGGAATACAGGGAATAGGGAGGGGTTGGTGGTATGGAGATGTGGTGGTGGCAATGGTGGACTGGGTTGGCTGCACTGTTAGCTATTCTGGACAAAGTAAACCCTGAAGCATTCCCATATTAAGTACACTAAGTTTCCCCAGTTAATTTCAAAGGACGCCACACAACACCTTCAAAGTCTGAAGTCAGCTGCTGACCTGTAGTTAAAGCTGCAAGGCTCACAAACTCATCAAAGAAGCCAGAATGAGATGACCTAAATAGGAAATTCTAGCAATTATTCTCCATGAGTCTTTCTCCAATCTAAAATAAACATCTAATATACATGATGTGGGATTTAGAAACCCACGCTGTAGCAAGCAGGGTATTCTGTCAAACTTTTCATCAAACATCAAGGAAAACTAATGGTcaggatatattttattttatttaatacacaACTCCTAACATTATTCTATTATAATGGGACATGGCTGAACAGGTAGGAGGCAGATTTCCCACTGTGAGTTCTTCTGATGGCTTCTGCAAGAATCATGGAGATGTCGATCACCTGTATTTTGGAGCAGTGCTTCATCTTATCCTCCTGAGGTACGGTATTGGTGACTACGATGGCTTCAAAGCCTGCACTGTTCATGCGAGTAATGGCTGGGCCAGAAAAGATCCCATGAGTCAAGATTGCATAAACTCTGGTGGCTCCAGCTGAAAGAAGTTTGTCGGCTGCGTGGCAGATTGTACCACAAGTGTCAGCCATGTCATCCACGAGGATAGCCACACGATACTTCACATCTCCTACTAGTACCGTTCCGTCCACTTCACTTGCTTTCTTCCGTTCTTTGTGAATCAAGGCAAAGTCCACATTCAATCTGTCCGCAATGGAGGTCGCTCTCTCAGCTCCACCAGCATCTGGGGAGACTACCGTGCAGCTCCTCCACTCAGAGATACTCTCCTTTATCCACTTTAGGACAGCGGGTTCTGCACACAAATTGTCTACTGGGATATCAAAAAAGCCCTGAATTTGAGAAGCATGTAGGTCCATCGTGATGATATGGTCTGCGCCCGCTGTTGACAGCATATCTGCAACAAGTTTGGCGGAGATCGGGGCTCGGCTCTCACCTCTCTTGTCCTGCCTGGCATACGGGAAGCACGGGATAACCGCGGTAACCCGGCCTGCTGAAGCAATCTTGCAGGCATTAATCATGATCAAAAGCTCCATCAAATTGTCATTGATTTCGCCACAGCCACTCTGCACTATGTAGACATCCTCTCCTTGCACACTCTCGCCAATTTCCACGCAGGTCTCCTGGTTGCTGAATTTCTTGGTCACCACCTTGCCCAGCTCCAGGCCCAATCGGTCGGCGATTTTCTGGGATAAGTCCTGGTGGGAGCTGCCGCTGAAGATTTTGATATTTGGCTTTTTGGTCAACTGCGGTAGGCTCTTTGCGTCCATTGATCACGTCGGCAGCTGAGACAGGAACAAAAGTCAGACTGCAGACTACGCCAGGAGCCACCTCGGGCGCCAGATACTATGGACACTTAACTAACGGCTTCTGGTTGTTACTCTGTACTTCCGGTCCCGTCAGGCAGCGCGCGACTTTAAACTGCTACcctagatctttaaaaaaaaaattgctgcttGGAACGGACTTCACACTTGTAAACTAAAGAGAATCAAACCTTTTTTCAGTTCGTGAacttcctcccccccccccgccccccgttcTGTTCGTGCCTGTTTTAGTTTCCAAGGGCAGCTTAAATCTGAGTAagtgaaaacataaaatttctgTTAGGCAAAAAACGTAACTTTGAAAagttctgggctggaggaaataCCCAGAATGTGTCCTGAGTTCTTCCAAGCGAGAAAAGGTAAGTAAGAATAAACATATGAAggaaaaacactaaaaatcaagaaaatgacaCATTTTCACACACCAGTTGAGCCAAAATTATGATAGGTAATTCCTTCTACTCTAATGGGATGTTTAAGTGAGGGATTTCATGAGGGAAATTTCGCATGTAACCTTTGACTCAATGTGTCTTCTAGGACTCTACTCACtagaaatattcttaaaatatattgataacTATTTCTTTCTGTATTAATCCTTTTAGTCAAAATTTCCTGAGGTATTATGTGTGTCGGGTTGTTGCGCCATTTACAGAGTACAAGATGATGAATGACGAATAGTAACTCTCTAGAATTgcttataaaagcaaaatatggaAACCAATAAATGTCTGTCAATAGCTAAATTATCAGGTAATGTATAGTTGGTACACAGGGCTGCTGTTAAATAGATTGTAATAGTCATGTGAAAGAAATCGTATAGAAGTATctccaatgtatttttaaatgtgaaaaaaattcataaaaatatgcatagtatgatatttatgtatttaaaattaagtaatagAGTCAAAGCATCAAATAATTAtggatgtctttttaaaaaattatttatttatttttggctgcctgggtcttccttgctgcatgtgggctttctctagctgtggccagcaggggctactctctggttgtggggcaccagcttctcattgcagtggcttttcttgctgtAGAGCGCTGCCTCTAGGGCCCTCAGGCTTCAACAGTTGCAGCGTGTAGGGTTAGTTACCTTGAGGCAGgtggagtcttcccagatcagtgatcaaacccgtgtccccttcaTTAGCAGGAGGATTATTAGTCAttcgctgagccactagggacatcttttttttttttattatgattgcCTTTGCAGACAGGAGTAGGTTGATAGTAGTTGGGGTTAGTTATGCACAATGTATTGACATTGTTAATGTGGTATTTGAACCttcattacttttataatttaaaaaagactaaaaaatatatatgatgatTAACATCTTTGCTAGCAAATTTTAAGTACACTGCTTCCAAATGCATTAGGGGTTGGAGTTATGGGCTAAGAAGTGGAGGGGATCATAGATACCAGGAGTTTCGACAACAAACTGTGTCTTAAAAATAATGTAGACATTAGAGATTGGAAAATTTTATCATGTTAATTGTGTGTTTGACATTTGGTTCTGGgatgtttttatttcatctaaaaccaaaataattattttataatattttgaaattactaaataattttttgaacCTATACCAGCTCATTTCAGTCCACAACCCTTCATTCATGTTCTTTCCTATCACAAAATCCACAGACACACCTATACTATATAATTCTCATCCTCAGCCAAGATTACATACAgtaatttctaaagaaaattctgTGGCTTAATTTAGCAGCACTGAAAAGTACTTGCAGCTtccattaaaatgatttttctcttagTGTTCTCAACATGTCgcacatttttcagtttttaaagaaaaacaaaacaggtttTTAAATAGACTTATTATTACCCAAACGAAGTGAATGCTAATGTAAACATTAAAAACCATAGTTGGTTGCATTTTCCTTGAGGTGTTAAGTAGGAGAAATTTTTGTGTTGCTGCTATTTTTGCTCCATGCTCTCGCTCTTGCAACACCTCACACTTTCAGGGATTTGTCTAGAATCATAAAATGTTAAAGATGGAAATGACCTTAGAAACCACCAGGTCTAACATCCCAATTCACAGATAgggaaccaaggctcagagaaatgaAGCAAGTTGCCTGGGGTCTAACAGGTAACTTGAGGCAGATTGTGGATTAGG
This genomic interval carries:
- the PRPS1L1 gene encoding ribose-phosphate pyrophosphokinase 3 translates to MDAKSLPQLTKKPNIKIFSGSSHQDLSQKIADRLGLELGKVVTKKFSNQETCVEIGESVQGEDVYIVQSGCGEINDNLMELLIMINACKIASAGRVTAVIPCFPYARQDKRGESRAPISAKLVADMLSTAGADHIITMDLHASQIQGFFDIPVDNLCAEPAVLKWIKESISEWRSCTVVSPDAGGAERATSIADRLNVDFALIHKERKKASEVDGTVLVGDVKYRVAILVDDMADTCGTICHAADKLLSAGATRVYAILTHGIFSGPAITRMNSAGFEAIVVTNTVPQEDKMKHCSKIQVIDISMILAEAIRRTHSGKSASYLFSHVPL